The following coding sequences are from one Granulicella sp. L56 window:
- the pstB gene encoding phosphate ABC transporter ATP-binding protein PstB: MGVGIQVENLNAWYGSTHTLQDINLHIPANHATALIGPSGCGKSTFVRCLNRMHETNPIARATGTVRMGELDVYKDASPVEIRRRVGMVFQRPNPFPTMSIYDNVVSGLKLNGFRNKRVLDETVERSLKQAALWEEVKDDLKKKSGASLSGGQQQRMCIARALAVDPEVLLMDEPASALDPVSTSKIEDLIFQLKSQYTIVIVTHNMQQAARVAENTGFFLNGKMVEFDSTHKIFTNPRDKRTEDYITGRFG; encoded by the coding sequence GTGGGAGTAGGCATTCAGGTCGAGAACCTAAACGCGTGGTATGGCAGCACCCACACCTTGCAGGACATCAACCTGCATATCCCCGCGAACCATGCCACTGCGCTGATCGGGCCGTCCGGTTGCGGCAAATCCACCTTTGTGCGCTGCCTCAATCGGATGCATGAGACCAATCCGATTGCGCGAGCAACGGGTACCGTCAGAATGGGCGAGCTGGATGTTTATAAAGATGCATCGCCGGTAGAGATTCGCCGCCGCGTCGGCATGGTCTTTCAGCGTCCCAATCCATTTCCAACCATGTCGATCTATGACAATGTGGTCAGCGGTCTGAAGCTCAATGGCTTTCGCAATAAGCGGGTGCTCGACGAGACGGTGGAGCGGTCGCTGAAACAGGCCGCGCTGTGGGAAGAAGTCAAAGACGACCTCAAGAAAAAATCAGGCGCCAGCCTCTCCGGTGGACAGCAGCAGCGCATGTGCATCGCCCGTGCTCTTGCGGTCGATCCCGAGGTGCTGCTGATGGACGAGCCTGCGTCCGCGCTCGATCCTGTTTCGACCTCGAAGATTGAAGACCTCATCTTTCAGCTTAAGAGCCAGTACACCATCGTTATCGTTACGCATAACATGCAGCAGGCTGCGCGCGTGGCCGAGAACACGGGCTTCTTCCTCAATGGCAAGATGGTCGAGTTCGATTCGACCCACAAGATCTTTACGAACCCCCGTGATAAGCGCACCGAGGATTACATCACCGGGAGGTTCGGATGA
- the pstA gene encoding phosphate ABC transporter permease PstA, giving the protein MNFQSKAMRFNTARRAATNYFVSGLAVLATVIVLAPLAAILFYLVYKGASSLNVAFFTHIPAPVGEAGGGMANSIMGSGVILFLASLMGIPVGISAGVYLAEFGRGKMLANAVRFTADVLNGVPSIVMGIAIYSLVVMPQKHFSALAGGIVLAIMMVPTVTRTTEEMLSTVPHAIREAALGLGVPKWRTVLSVSLRTASPGIITGCMLAFARVAGETAPLLFTAFGNQFWSFKLNEPIAALPLQIYVYAISPYDEWHRLAWAGSLVLIVMIMVSVTLVRIYASRGVLKGGS; this is encoded by the coding sequence ATGAACTTTCAGTCGAAGGCGATGCGCTTCAATACCGCTCGCCGCGCCGCGACAAATTATTTTGTTAGCGGCCTGGCGGTGCTTGCTACTGTTATCGTCCTTGCCCCGCTTGCCGCGATTCTCTTCTATCTCGTCTACAAGGGTGCAAGTTCGCTGAACGTGGCCTTCTTTACCCATATTCCCGCTCCGGTCGGCGAGGCTGGCGGCGGCATGGCGAACTCGATCATGGGCTCGGGAGTCATTCTTTTCCTCGCGAGCCTGATGGGAATCCCTGTTGGGATTTCAGCCGGAGTTTATCTGGCGGAGTTTGGCCGTGGCAAGATGCTTGCCAATGCTGTGCGCTTCACGGCCGACGTGCTCAATGGAGTTCCTTCGATTGTGATGGGCATTGCCATCTATTCGCTGGTGGTGATGCCGCAGAAACATTTCTCGGCGCTGGCAGGCGGCATCGTTCTTGCCATCATGATGGTGCCAACGGTGACGCGCACTACAGAAGAGATGTTGTCTACTGTGCCTCATGCGATTCGAGAAGCGGCGCTGGGGTTGGGCGTTCCCAAGTGGCGAACCGTGCTCTCGGTCAGCCTTCGCACAGCATCACCGGGAATTATCACCGGCTGTATGCTCGCCTTTGCGCGCGTCGCAGGAGAGACTGCCCCGCTGCTGTTTACAGCATTCGGCAACCAGTTCTGGAGCTTCAAACTCAATGAGCCAATCGCTGCACTGCCGTTGCAGATCTATGTTTACGCCATCTCCCCGTATGATGAGTGGCATCGGCTCGCGTGGGCCGGTTCGCTTGTTCTTATCGTTATGATTATGGTCTCAGTCACGCTCGTCCGCATCTATGCCAGCCGCGGCGTACTCAAGGGAGGAAGCTAG